The Falco peregrinus isolate bFalPer1 chromosome 11, bFalPer1.pri, whole genome shotgun sequence genome includes the window CCAATTTCCATGGAAGAATATCTAGGCACAAAGTCCCGCTGTAGCCCGGGGAATAGGCACCCTCTCAGGAGCTTCATCTGACACAAATGCCATATCCAAATACATGGAAATAAGACACTAGCAAAGGGAGCCAGTCGGAGCTGCCCATGGAGGAACACTTGTAATGGGGCTGGAAGACCCTGGGAGGGCTCTGCCTTtggcttcccctcccctctgcagCGAGtggcagctccccccccccagagGCTGCACAGGAGATGAGAGAATTCCTTCTAAGCACTGTCTCACACTGGGAAATTTTTCCATTTACCATATGAAATCACGTTAATGGcagaaaaatgaacacaaataGGGAGCAGGGGACAGAACGACCTTCATcccaccagcctgcagccaTTGTTGAAGAAAAGGACCTGCAAGAATTGCTACCCCCAGAGGAAATCACACCTGATTCCCTAGCAGGATGGATGCACAAAGAAAAGCCTCCCATTTGGAGAGAGCTCAGCCTCAGGCAGTCCTAAAGAAGAATGCCACAAGCCAGAGCCCAGGAAACCCAGCAGCCGCTCCCAGGACACTACTGCCTTGCTGCTCAGAAGGCTCTGGCACatctggagcagagcaggggccAGCCTGGAACTTGAGAACAAGCAGGTTATCATCCCCTGTGCCAAAACAAAAGAGAGGATCTGGAATACAGGGCCTGTTTGAAGGAAAAGACGAGTGAGCCCGGAGAACAGACATCAGCCTGGGCCACCAGCAAAGCACCATCCATTGGCTCCTGCCTGCGcgggctctgctgctggagcagtgccGGGGCGCTCAGGGGCTGACCAGCCCACAGCCATGGCAGGGCCAACGTCAGCGGGACAGGCTAAGGGCTCATCCATGAACCAGGCCCTGTCCCCTCAGAGAGATGCTGCTACAGGCAGCGCCTGGAATTTGCCAAGCACAGAGCTGTCACTATGGGCCAGGGATTTCTGCCGACGCTTCGTTCCTCGTTAGAGAAGGATGAGTAAAAACTGCAGGAGACACTCTATGGGATATGCTTAGCTTAGCTGTCTGCACGTCTGCTTATTAAGCTCCAAGGTTAAGGATTTAGTTCCACATATCAGTTTACTTGAAATAAAGCATCGCTTCACATTTTAATCTCAAGTATGCTGCATTGTCTTGCCCGCTTCCTCGTGCCCTCTCCCCACGACCTCTTCCCCAGCAAAACGCTGCAAAGTTATTAGCAAATAtgctgtgaaatatttaatatccAAACAGCAGGGTCTGAGCATCCCATGAGAGACTCATAGCCCTTATGGTCAggacaagaaaaacaaggatTGTTTGCAGGCCCCCAGGTCCTACTGGGAGATGCTTCAAGGCTGGAGCTGTTGCCAAGCAAAAACCTCACAGTAAAGCAGCCCTTTAGATGAGTTATAAACCAGGCTAGCTGGGACCGAGGTATTCAGCTTGGGATGCACCCCACTTGCACCACACCCACAGCCTTTGCGCAAAGCCGAAATAGCCCGTACAAGTGCCATTTCAAAGCGTATTTTCTGGCCCTGTGTTAGTGGAAGCCATCTTCCTCTTCGCTTCTCAAAAGGATTTCCATCGAGGAAGTCCGAGCTCCTTCTGTCTGCAGGAAGGCCATGACGGACATGTCAACTGACTTAtgatttgtttattaaaaaaaatataaaggtaTTTGTTTATGTGTTTATCAGGTTTGGGGGACTTTTCAAAGGTTGTGGCAGGTTTTCTAAAGCAAGGCTGCAGAGCCATTAAGTGGCATAAATGCATATGCCCTTTTTCTActtgaaatacttgaaaacatGCTATCAGGATGAGCTCTGCAATGGCTAAAAATCCCACCTCAAGTGGGCTGTGAAGATTTATCTGATGACAGCAGAAGAAGCCGCTCATAGAACAGCGCTcctcatcacaaaaaaaaaaaaaaaaaaagagccttgGGAGCAAGTTCAACCAGAGAAAAACCAGGCAGTGAATAGTGCCTGAGCAGTCAGGCTGTGCCATGCCCCTGCACCACGGAGGCAATCCCCACAGCGGGGGTGGCAAGCCCGGCACGCTCATCCCGCACACGTGCCGAGATTGACACGTGTAGGTTGTTCACCGTCCTGCTTAGCAAAATGGCATGAACATCACCTCCCAGCATGGAAAGTTCCTCCTGGAAGCCACCTGTGCTCAGAGGGACTGAAAGACTGACATCAGCGAGGCAAGCGTCCGCTCTCTGCTATGCCAGTGGGCAGACACCTGTGAAGGAAGCAGGCTGAGAGCTTAAAGGCAATGCCCATGGGGCTCAGGAGGGCTCCAAGCAACGGACCCAACATCCACTGGCCCATGGGCAGCAGCAAACAAGGATCATGCTGCTAGCAGCAGCCGATTCTGCTTTCCCACAGAACTGGGTAGCACATAGGCTTGGGCCCCTCCAGTTCACCAGGAAGTTTCACTATGTGGGACAGTGCTATTAAATGTTGAGACCGAATTTAAATTTGAAGTATCATCTTATCTACGTTACCTGGAGTAATGGAGTACAAGGGGATCCAGGGCTCACCTCTTCCATGGGCAAGGTGAATTCCACAGTGGGGAGCATGGGGCAGATAACACATCAGGGTTAACTGGTTAAAAATGTGGAACAGCTCAGCACTTCGGTCTTCAGACCTTCACATAGGGACAGCAATGCAAGGCCAAGGTAAAGAGCTTTCCCAGCACAACAGGGAGGGGAGGTGAAAGGACAAGGTACAGCCAGCCGCCACTGCCACCAGACCTGTGCCATCGGCTGAAGGGCCTGAAGCTGGCCAGACTCCCGCTGGCTGCATCCCCCGCACCCTCTTCCCCAGCTTCCCCAGCGCAGCTATTTCTAGGAGCACTCTGCCCCAATGACCCTTTACTTGCCACGAGCACCAAGTTTCTCTTCTCAGCTCCATATAAAGGCAGTTGTTTGGCTCCTGGATCACAGCTGGCCCTGAAATCAATACAGTAGCATTTGCCCACTACCGTGCCAAGCTTAGGAAGCTGGACAACAGCCAGTCTCGCCAACAAACATCACGTCTGAAACAGTCCCGAAAAGCAGTCCAGAAGGAAGCTTCTTTCTCTGGACCGTTACATCTGAACCCAGCCTTTGCATACTCAGAGAACACGATTTCCTGAGGTTGGTCAGGTGGAGAGCATACACTGCACCTCAAACCTACCCCATTCACCTCCCCTTCCTacctctttttcccccttctctggCATACCCTCTTCAACCACACACCAGTGAAGTTGAAGGCCATCATGCTCTCCCAATTCTGATTCCTCCTAAAGACTTTTCTTaggtaaaaatgtaaaaactaatCCTTCTATTGAATGTGCCCAAGGCACCAATAACTCATTGTCTCTCTCTTCTACTCCATTACATGTGAATCTGTTTTGCAGACCCCAGTGTCATTGGGCCAGGGACTGTGCTTTGTCTCTTGCTCCTGAGGAACTGGAAAAGGCAGAAGTAGGGAAAAGAGAGCATAAGTGGTACAAAACAAGAAGGGTTTTCATGTTCTCATTTTAATGATGAGAGACAAAATTAACACCACCGTAGCAGTAAGAGCAAAGGACCATTTCCCAAACACACTGCAGTTGTTCTGTGAAATAAACCAACCTCcttttggagaaaaacaagGTATTTCAACATAGAAATTAGTTGATTCTAACTCTTAAATGGGAAGAGAGACTCTTGATGAACCTcaattttttcacatttcaccATTTTCTAGGACCACGGAACAGATACTGTATGAAAGGATATAAACAGGATTGCCGGAGACCTTTCTTAGCTTTCACACAAAGTTGCGGGCAATGGCCAACACTTTGGAgacctttccttctctctgtcGCAGGATACAGGGTATTGGTGTTTTTATTCTAGTCCCTATTGGATTTCCGTTGTCTTCTATCAGTACCACATTGTTGGAATCAAATCTAGGTGTCATGGTGGGGCCAGGCATCTTGTGCCCTACAATTAAAGccttcttcttttctcctttgatAGCCAGAAGGATTGTATCTCCTACTTTGCCAACTCCGGTCTTGTTATACACGTGGATACATTTTGGTGGCCTGTGGTACGGCGTGTTCCCCAAGGCACTGTTGTCCACCACTCGCACGCGGGTGAGTTTCTGTATTGCTCGGCATGCTCCAGTGATACTagcaaaagacaggaaagaatgAGAGATAGATCCCCTCAATAACCCTTGGGGAGCAAGGGCAAACCCAGCACAGGAACTTGCCATTACACAAACCACTTGGAAGTTGTCAGCAACAAATATCTACCATATGGGTGACACACTGACTGCATTCAATGTGCTCTTTGAAAGCCAGATGCTACTCTGGACTTTGCACACTCTTCGCTAAATGTCAAACACAAAACGTTTCTACTTTGAAACTACAAAACTGTTCTACTTTGAAACATGACAAAAAGACGACGTGAAGAGCAGCTTGCATTTACTGGGCTTTTTAGTAACTGCAGGTTATTCCATTAAAGTTTAATTTATAAGTAAAAAAATGTGCTTGCTTCTGCTACAAACAGCCTACAGGAACCTAAGACTCAAGTTGGGCTCTTTCAATCTTGTACACGGTCCCCAGCAATAAGGACTTTTCTGAACTATCTTCTTTTCAGTAAAGTCTATGAGGGTCTCCCATCTTATTCCACTCTCAGCGAAACCTCTGAGgtcctgctgtggctgtgctaaGCTGCCACCACCCAGAATCTAACAGATCACCACCTTCCTCATGTGGGAGGAACCCAGAGAGACACCATCTCTTCTGTACCTGTTTGTTCTGTGGGATTGTCAGAAgtaagaaacaacaaaaattaactGTGCAATACTAAGTTGTTAGATCTGAGACTGATTATGTTTGGGAACACCAGGAATAAACAGAAACAATTCAACCTCCCTTACAGAAACGGCTATTCTTTTATCCAGTAAGCTCAAATGCAAGTGATTTGTCACTTCTTTTCAAAGGATGCTCAAACACAGACCATCGGAAAAGCAGGAAGATCCTTTGTACTGCTAAACAACTGCTTTGCAGTATGGCACTAGAAACATGCTGGCCAGACAGCTGCAGGAATGCAAAGCTGGCGTCAGCTGAACTACTCAAATAGACAGCATATGGAGTCAACCTAACTgtccattttgttttgcagagcagaagcatGTACAGTAAATAAAGGCCAATGGGGACCATCAGCCCTTCTTGAAGATGAAGGGCCTGTATTTGCAATGCCACCTAGAAAAGCAAGCCATCTCCTGCTTATCAAACATGGTGTGAATGGACATCAATTGAAGCAGACATCTTTACACACAGTAAGGGAAGGCTGGCTGGGTCAGTCTGCGTTAGTCTAACTGCTCCAGAGGTCGTGCTGACTTTCAAGATTTGTTTCCCACAGCAGAGGCCTACCCCAGCTTTCCCCTACAAGAAGACATCCCTCCTCTCTCTCAGAAAGTCACTCACCTCTGCAAGCAGCCACCCCCTCCTGTCCCATCCCCTGGCAGGGAGGGACTGTGGTATACTACACTCCCTATCCTTTGCCTGccggctgcagctgcacagcagggaaggcagaagggAGGAGGCTGGAAAGGGACAAGAGTATTGTcacaggaaggagaagggggaacCTAGGCAGGACCAAATCCACAACGCAGCAGTACCAAACAACTGTTAAGTGCGATTGCCCAGGTACCACTAGCCAAGAGTAACTGTACAAGGaggcctttttctttccccttgtttcttcatttctgccaGAATCGTGGAGCAAAACACCACCACATCCAAAGCGGGCCCACCGCAAAGGAAAGGTTTCCCCATTCAGACTGGCGACATCCTGCAGTAGCACTGCACGCCTCTGTGGACTTTGCCTCCCTCTCATTGtcagtgtatatatatactttatatGTCTACTGGCTGATGCTCTCATGCAGCCCATTTACAGAGAAAGCTGGTAAGACTTAGACACCTCCTCCAGAAGCTCCTGGGAATACCACACAACCTAGCCCTGAGCATTGTCTTAAGCCCCTCTCTAGACCACAGTCATGGGAATGGCTATTCTCATCCTTTAAACTGAAGCCCTGACCCTTCAAAGAGTTACATGCTAGAGATTCCCCACACTTGCACCAAGTGTACTGTGGGATTACGCTCTAAGCTTTGCACAAGGCACTGTAAAATGAGGTCCATGAACTTAAGAAGCTTTAAGTGCCTTGAGCCTGGAACAAGGacctaaagaaaaataacaaaatagaCTCTGTTAAGGTAcaaggaagtaatttttcaggTTACTTCTGTACTATATAACTGAAATAATGAACTCTGGAATCATTTTAAACATGTAATTGGCTCTGCATCTGCAGGGGCTGGCTGACAATTTTTTGCACTTGGCTGAGAAACACAAGCACTTTCAACTTCTGCTTGCAGGCCCTAGCATTGCCCTCAAAGGCCTAAAAGCCTCCTTACACGCATATGAAAATGCAGAGTTCAGACTGCCAGAGAACTGCGCATGTTTGGGTTCACTTTACAACCCGTGAAGGGACAACTGAgatatctttttaaattatactaTAATTTTTGTATTACAAATACCATAACTTATGTTGACCTACTTAACAGCATCTCTTCCAATCAGGAAACTctatcaagaaaagaaaagcaaaagcaagattTGAAAATTACCTGAAATGTCGCTGGATCACTGTACCACTTAGATGGGTTAAGGATAGACCCAATCGTCTATTCAAGAGAGCCATTTGGATTCTGGTAACCCACCCTGcataagaaaaagagagaattatGCTCCGGAAAATGGTCAgaatttgttttgcttcctttgcCTTATGTGAATCACACACTAGAGCCTCAGCACCATTTTAAACACTGCAATCCACAGCACATGGAGTGGTAACAGCATCCACAACACGCTACAAAGCAGATCAACAACCCCTACCTGAATTCAGGAGACAATATAATTCAGATGTGTGTACTACAAAGCTGGATTCAGTAGCTTCTTGCACAAAGAGGTAAGGGCTCTTCTGCATGCACTGTGAATTATGTAACAACAAGCAGGTCTGAGAATTTCAGATGTGAATTAGTTTAAAGGCTGCAGTGACCAGTAAAAGCTACCACAGTTACTTGTAAAAGTTACCAATGCTACCTATAAACCAAGCAAAAAGCCAGAAATACTCTGCAGATTGGCATCAGTTTCAAGAAACCATTTGCCAGACAAGAAACAAGACAAAGCACCACTGGTGAGGGCGTGCTCCCTCTCAGCATACACGAGGAGTTCAGCAGCCTGTGTTTAGAGATCAGCATCATACCTCTGCCAAACTCACCGCATTAAGGCTGCCCACAAGAAACAGTTCCCTGTAACTTTACGGTGCTCGCTCAACCCAAACTGAACCACCACCCCAACTGCAGCAGAGCGAGGTTACAAGGGTAACCTCTGAGTTTACCACACCTTCTTCCCTAACTGCATCTACAGCAGTTCCTTAACCTCGTTCTGTCAGACTGATGAGGACCAGCTTGCACACGCCACCTCAAAGACTTATCTGAACCTGGATCACTTTACCAGACATCGGTTATGGAGCAATGACCCAGGCAGCTATGCTGGCAGATCCAAGTGAAGGGAGAAAACAACACTTACTTAGACAGCCAGTCATCCTTCAGGCTGGCTCAGGTAGAGCTAAGGCTTTCCATCTGACTGCAACTACCACTGTGGGACACTGCTTGCTTAGACCGTGGCAGTATAACCAACACATGCTCCGCTTCTCTCCTTTTCTaaagtaaacagaaatacaCTGACCTCTTATCTCCCGTTGCCAATTCTGATGAGCTTAGGACCTAACTGTAGCGGTACACTGTAAAGCCattctcttattttaaaaacaaagctgacCTACCTTCTCTAGGGAGAAAAAAGTACCCACAGTGCCTTCCAACAGACAATGCCACAGCTGTTCTTATTACAACCAAGTAACGCCCAGGCTAAATCTTCactctctcttttattttcccccagtGTGCTTGCTTACTTGGAGATGTATGTAATTTTTAGGATCTGCAGTTGTCCAAGAGAGTAAGCGTTACCCGACAGCAAGATGAGAAGCACTGGAGATGAGCACCACAGCAATTTTGTAGCAGCACTCTCTGAGCAAAGCACAGGATACGTGGTGAACTATCTCATCTGTCGTACAGGCAGGTTTAGAAGAGAACAGCAACAGCCAAAGCTTACGTCTATTTGCTAAACAACGCCACTTTTCAGTAGGGTGGAAGATCTCCAAATAAGTTCAGAGCTTCCCTGCACTGCCCCCTTTCTGAAAGGAGACTCCAAGAAGGCTGTGTTTTTGTCACAGCTCCTTACCTAGCTGTGTGATCCTGATGAAAACAAGGCCCTGCGGTAGTTACAGCGCTGCTGGCAATCAAGATCCAATTACCTGGGCCTTGCTGCTCCTAGGATTTCTAAGCAAGTTCGACTACGTTGCCTTGCTGTAAGCCCACACTCTGCGTTGGCAAGGAGGCCAGCCTGTGTCCTGTTCTGCGCTCAGGTGTACTGTTTCCCTGCGTGAAACTCAAACCCAGTGGGTATTGCTCCTACTTCCTCCAGAATCGCACCAAGGCCTTGGATCCCCCTAGAAAACctaaacaagcagcagcagcaagttgGCCTCTTTGTCATCTTTGCTGGACACTTTTTGGGGAGTCCAGCCGGCACTGTCATCCTGTCTCTATTCCCCTGGCAGGCACGGTGGCCTCGGTGACAGGAGAGGACAGGCCTGCTCATCCTCACCACTACATAAGACCAATAGGAGAGGTCTGCTGGTTTgtggcagggcaggcacaggTGCACACTCTGCCTGCTGTCAGAGGGACAAAAACATCAGGACCAGCATAGCTAGATGTGTTTAAGGTTGCATGTCAGAGTCCTAAAGTGCTGCCTAAACCCTGAACTCACTCCCCACTCCTGAGAGGAGTCATCATTTGTTTCTACCCTATGGCAACAGTGAAGGTTTGAAGTTACAAAACTACCAGCAGAAGCATCAACAGCATTAAGCACCCaagaactgtttatttttccagatgaCTCAGTAGCCCCTTCTTTCCTAAGAATTATTCCTCGGCACATTAAGATGTGTCACAAGCTAAGAAATTGATTATTTGGTATGAAGCATCCTGTTAAGAACTGAGTAAACAGGGGGGTGCTTCCAATTAGCAGGAAGGTTCAgggtggagggaagagaagaatgCATCTGTGGCATGGAGTACAGCATTCAAGGGTGCAAGTGGGTTCACAAAGGGTGAATCACATCTTCAGCTATCGTAACATGCCAGCCTCCCTTCCAGAAACAACTAGCCAACAGTTTGGGCCTATCTCCAGGTGCACCTCAACCAGACCCAGTCCCAACTTGCTCCCTCTGTGGCTGTGATCTCCTCTGGCCTcagtttttcccctctgtggAGTGGCTAATTACTAAACTAAACTCCAAAGGGCACAGAGGCCACTCTTTGTCATGTTGGCTGCTGCCACACAAACGCTCCGAGTTGGTGCCAAAGTTGACGAGTCGCTATAAAGCAATGACAGCCATCAGCCACAGTGCAGCAGGCACCTCTCCCCTTCCCAGTGCCAATGTTGCCTCACACCAGTAGACCTTAAAAAGGCTCAGAGGAGGCTGCGCTTAGCACGGGCATGGGGAACACACGTGACGTAAgtttgcttctggaggcagctctCCTCAGGCTGTCAGGTTTCAGTGCTTGGAGGTGTATGGGAAGAGTACCCCCATAATAACCCTCAAGTTATTTCCTGCAGGAAAATCTGCAGGAGCTCCCAGAAGTCTGCTGTTGGTATTGCCCAACTGATACACGAGTGCACCCTGCAATACCCTGGACAGGCAAAACACCAATGCTGC containing:
- the MRPL14 gene encoding 39S ribosomal protein L14, mitochondrial; translated protein: MQKSPYLFVQEATESSFVVHTSELYCLLNSGWVTRIQMALLNRRLGLSLTHLSGTVIQRHFSITGACRAIQKLTRVRVVDNSALGNTPYHRPPKCIHVYNKTGVGKVGDTILLAIKGEKKKALIVGHKMPGPTMTPRFDSNNVVLIEDNGNPIGTRIKTPIPCILRQREGKVSKVLAIARNFV